The Saliniramus fredricksonii genome segment AGATGATGGCCTTCTGGATGCTGGAGACTTTCCCCGTGCTCGGGCGTCTGGGCTGATTTTCGCGCAAAGGCCATCCCCATCCCCCGCGCATGCGCTAGATTGTGGGCGTGATGAGTTACGATCCGCAAGATCTCAGCCTGAATGCCCGGCGTCTGCGTCTCGATACGCTGGTGCGTCTGCGCTGGCTCGCCGTGACCGGGCAGAGCCTCGCGGTGTTCGGCGTGCATTTCGGGCTCGGCTATACGCTGCCCTTCGCCGCCTGCCTCACGCTGATCGGTCTCTCGGCGGTCCTCAACATCGCCATCCGCATCCGCTATCCCGCGAGCCATCGCCTGCACGATGATACGGCGACGGGCCTGCTTGCCTTCGACATCGTCCAGCTCGCCTTGCTGCTCTTCCTCACCGGCGGATTGCAGAATCCCTTCAGCCTGCTCTTCCTCGCCCCCGTCCTGATTTCGGCGACGGCCCTGCCGCCTTTGCGCACGCTGTTTCTGGGGTTGCTTGCCGTAGGCTGCGCGACGCTGCTGGCGCTCGCGCATCTGCCATTGCCCTGGATACCGGGCGAGACTTTCCAGATGCCGTTTCTCTATATCAGCGGCAAATGGTTCGCGATCCTGCTCGGCGCCGCCTTCATCGGCGTCTATGCCTGGCGCATCGCGGAGGAGGGACGCCAGCTCGCGCAGGCGCTGGCCGCGACGGAGCTGGTCCTCGCGCGCGAGCAGCATCTCTCCCAGATCGACGGACTCGCCGCTGCCGCCGCGCATGAACTGGGAACGCCGCTCGCGACGATCACCGTCGTCGCCAAGGAGCTCGCCCGGCGCGCCCCGGCGGATACGGAGACGGCGGAGGATCTCGCCCTGTTGCGCGATCAGGCCGAGCGCTGCCGCGCCATCCTCGGCAAGCTGACCTCGCTGAGTGCGGAGGACAAACGCGGGTTTCTGGAGCGAATCACCTTGGGGCATCTGATCGAGGAGATCGTCGATCCGCAGCGCGGTATCGGTGTGCCGCTGCATGTCGATATCCGGGGTGAGGGCGCCGAGCCCTATTGCCAGCGCAATGCCGGGCTGATCTACGGTCTGGCCAATCTGATCGACAACGCCGTCGATTTTGCCGATTCCGACGTGCATGTGATCGCGCGCTGGGATGCGCGCGAGGTGCGCGTCGAGATTCACGATGACGGGCCCGGTATTCGCCCCGATATCCTGTTGCGGCTGGGCGAGCCCTATGTGACGAGCCGGGGCGCGGACAAACGCGGGCGCGGCGAGCGCATGCAGGGTCACGGGCTGGGGGTCTTCATCGCCAAGACGCTGATCGAGCGCACCGGCGCGCAACTCACACTCACCAACCAGCCCGCGCCAGGGCACGGCGCGATCGCGCGCATCCTCTGGCGGCGCGAAACTTTCGAATGGCGTGATCCCGCTTTCGACATGCAGGAACTGGATAACGCGCCCGATGAGCCTATTTTGGAATCGGAACAGGTTTTCGGCACGCGCGGGTCATCGGATCGCGATCCCCGCACGTAATTCGAACGAGGGCGGCGCTCGCGCATCGAAAGCCGGCAGAGCGCGCCTTGAGACGAGGAGAGAGAATGATGATCGAGGCCGAAATCGAGCGGGATGCCGTGATCGAAGGAGATAACGCGCTGCTCATCGTCGATGACGACCGCCCGTTCTCGACGCGCCTG includes the following:
- a CDS encoding ActS/PrrB/RegB family redox-sensitive histidine kinase, coding for MMSYDPQDLSLNARRLRLDTLVRLRWLAVTGQSLAVFGVHFGLGYTLPFAACLTLIGLSAVLNIAIRIRYPASHRLHDDTATGLLAFDIVQLALLLFLTGGLQNPFSLLFLAPVLISATALPPLRTLFLGLLAVGCATLLALAHLPLPWIPGETFQMPFLYISGKWFAILLGAAFIGVYAWRIAEEGRQLAQALAATELVLAREQHLSQIDGLAAAAAHELGTPLATITVVAKELARRAPADTETAEDLALLRDQAERCRAILGKLTSLSAEDKRGFLERITLGHLIEEIVDPQRGIGVPLHVDIRGEGAEPYCQRNAGLIYGLANLIDNAVDFADSDVHVIARWDAREVRVEIHDDGPGIRPDILLRLGEPYVTSRGADKRGRGERMQGHGLGVFIAKTLIERTGAQLTLTNQPAPGHGAIARILWRRETFEWRDPAFDMQELDNAPDEPILESEQVFGTRGSSDRDPRT